In the genome of Candidatus Zixiibacteriota bacterium, one region contains:
- the qmoC gene encoding quinone-interacting membrane-bound oxidoreductase complex subunit QmoC — MAEARIIEPDMEFINEIDRLGGDTLKKCYQCATCSVVCNLSPEDKPFPRKEMIMAQWGQIDQLAKDPDIWLCYQCNDCSVNCPRGAKPGDVLSAIRSYIYKAYAIPSFMGKALANPKALPILLLAPVLILLGLMFGFAPRANGKFVFLTANPIDYNLFLPHSAVDVLFVFGMILVVIFAIISLSRFWKNLHADGADKSLSFIQACKLTLVEIIMHGNFFKCDTNKSRSWGHVLLLIGFAGSFIATALVFVLHFIPHYLELLGITIVQPFFPIPREWPHIVKISGLIGGIAILIGGIMLLYRHWTNKENVGANSYTDSLFLYIVFFVGLTGMLSWLTRLANIPMLACANYFLHLVAVFFLLIYMPYSKFAHMFYRTLALIYCRSIGREARSKM; from the coding sequence ATGGCAGAAGCCCGCATAATAGAACCAGATATGGAATTTATAAATGAGATCGATAGGCTTGGCGGCGATACCCTGAAAAAATGTTACCAATGCGCCACCTGCTCGGTGGTCTGCAATTTGTCTCCGGAGGATAAGCCATTTCCCCGCAAGGAGATGATTATGGCGCAATGGGGACAGATAGACCAGTTAGCTAAAGATCCCGATATTTGGCTTTGCTATCAATGCAACGACTGCAGTGTCAATTGCCCGCGCGGAGCAAAACCCGGCGATGTTTTATCGGCTATTCGGTCGTATATATATAAGGCGTATGCCATCCCATCGTTTATGGGCAAAGCCTTAGCCAACCCCAAAGCACTACCGATATTACTGCTTGCGCCGGTTCTAATCCTATTGGGGCTGATGTTTGGTTTTGCGCCAAGGGCAAATGGTAAATTTGTTTTCCTGACTGCCAACCCGATTGATTACAATCTGTTTTTGCCGCACAGCGCGGTGGATGTCTTATTTGTGTTTGGCATGATTTTAGTTGTCATTTTCGCTATTATAAGTTTGTCAAGGTTTTGGAAAAATCTTCATGCTGATGGCGCGGATAAAAGCCTTTCGTTTATTCAGGCTTGCAAACTGACTCTTGTAGAGATTATCATGCACGGTAATTTTTTCAAATGCGACACCAACAAATCCCGTTCATGGGGTCATGTCTTATTGTTAATAGGTTTTGCAGGTTCATTTATCGCCACAGCTTTAGTATTTGTGCTTCACTTTATCCCTCATTATCTCGAACTCTTAGGCATAACTATTGTCCAACCGTTTTTCCCAATCCCGAGAGAATGGCCTCATATAGTGAAAATCTCCGGTTTGATTGGCGGTATTGCTATTTTAATTGGCGGTATCATGCTGTTATACCGTCACTGGACCAATAAGGAAAACGTAGGCGCTAATAGCTATACCGATTCGCTTTTCTTATATATCGTCTTCTTTGTCGGGCTAACCGGCATGCTGTCATGGCTTACCCGTTTGGCAAACATCCCGATGCTGGCTTGCGCGAATTATTTCCTTCATTTGGTAGCGGTGTTTTTTCTGTTGATATATATGCCGTATTCCAAATTTGCTCACATGTTTTACCGAACTCTGGCGCTGATTTACTGCCGCTCGATTGGCAGGGAAGCCCGTTCGAAAATGTAG